The window agagTGTAAGACCTCAACTATCTGCACCACCAGGAGTTGTTTAAACCAGGTAAGTAATTGTATTACTTTAATGCATAATAAAAGATGGTGAAAGTAATTAAATGGCACATATATGCATCAATCTTAACAAATTTTCATAAATCAAGTTtcacttttatattttctttctaaTGCCCAGCCACTTGACTGGCCAAACAACACAACTAAGGGTGAAATAAATGAGGTCCCACTGgggtaaaaaatattttgaaaaaactAAGTTTTGTTGCTAGTGTAGAAATGTCATATCTCCCCTTGTGCATGTTGCAAGTAATGCATTTGCAGATCCAGCTCCCGTGGTAGAGAGCACCCACATATCATGCACTGGAGGAGCCGTTCTGGGGCAAAAGGCAAACGGGGTCCAAGTTTGTGAGGCTCTGTCGGAGGGGCAAGCTGAGGTAGGGCTAGAGTCTGTGGCATGTGTGACCTCTCGCTCATGACTGCCTGTGGcgtgaaaaaaatatttgggTGTGGCGGCCTTGAAAGAGCACCAACTGCGACAGAGTGAAGAGGGTGAGAGCCAGGCAAAGCTAGAGAAGGGGGGAGTGGAGCAAgtggagaggagaaaaagggggAAGGCTGATTTATGATTATTTGAGTTCCTGATACCATTGGCTGTTGCTGCAGCTCCTGTCCATTCCCTTGTTTGAGTTGCCCAGTGAGCAGCGTTGCAGGACCCACAGGATTACTTTGGAAGCCCCATACTGGTGTTCCCATCCCCTGGCTGAAACGATGAGGCTCGTATTGAATGGAGATAGGAACCTTCTGTGATGTCTGGCTTTGTACGTTGGCCCAGCCAGACAACACCTGCTTTTGCTGCAGCTGAAAATCTTGATTATTTACTAATTTCTCAGAGTTTATGGTCTTTGGAATACCCGGTGGTGTTTGTATATCCCACAAGGTGCTACCTACCCCGTGAGAAACAGGAGTTGAAATTGGCATTGCACTACTTTGGTCTATTTGAGCTGATGTCGATGCACCCGTTAAGCCTGGAGCCCACTGCTTTTGCAGCTCACAGCCGTTCCATGGCTTCTCGTGCTGGCTAACAGTCGATGGTATAACCTGAGGGTTACTCAGGTCCCACACTCTACTGTCCTCTTTTTTAGGAGGTGTGGACGGCTCCTTTTGTGTTGACACTGGGGAGCCTGGCCATCTTGCCAGCTGAAGCTCCGGACAAAACTTTGGCGAGCTCTGTGAATTTGCCAACAGTGCAGGTCTGATACTCCACAGTGCTGCCGCATCTATATATGACGGAATAGAAAAATCATGCTGCAAAGAGCTTGTGGAAGCTAAAACTGTGGATGTGGGTGGGCTACTCCAAGTAACAGGTTTGAGCTGCCTCTGCTGCTCCATCTCGCTCACTCCTAACGGGCTGGATTTTTGTGGTACAGCTGCCAGGAAGGAGCCGACAACAGAAGCTGGACTTTCTTTCATTTGTGATGATTCGGAGCTCTGAGCAGATGTGGAGCCTGACTGAGATATCGAAGGGCTATCAGCCCAGCCTGGACTCCTctggtggtgctgctgctgtagGCCTGAAAGTGGCGGGCTCTCGAACTGTGTTTGCTGTGGAGCTGcgagctgctgctgtgatgatGGGACAGGCATTACCTCATCACCGTCGACCTTCCACTGCACCGGTTGAGGTTGAAGGTCAGGCAGCCATGGCTCTTTCTGCTGTCTGCTTTGTAAATCTATGCGAGATTGGAGCATGGAGGATTGTGTCTGGATTGCCCTTCTGTGCAACTCAGCATCTCTCAGTGCAGAAACTGGATAAGGAGATGCCTGAGAACTAACGATCCCTGAGCCCCCTAATTGTCTAGACCAGCcccacctctctcctctcctccccctgctGCCCCTGCCTCTCATCCTAGTAGCCATGGGGAAAGAATTATACTGGCTGAAACCCTGCCGCTTGCGATTGTGGATTTTCTGGTGCACAAGAAGGCTGCTAAACCAGGAAAAAGATTTATTACACTCATTGCAGTGATGGGGTCtctcccctgtgtgtgtgttcatgtgatccCGGAGCAGATAGGCCAATCCAAAGCTCTTATCACACTGGTCACACTTGTGAGGTTTGTCACCATTGTGTGATAACATATGTTGCTGCAGTTGGGTTTCATCGCTGTAGCCTTTGCGGCAACTTGTGCAGCGAAACGGTTTTTCCTGATgcagcttctggtgtgttttcatgttctgcATAAAGGCAAAGTCCTTCCCACAGTCGGGACATTTGTATGGCTTTTTGCCTGTATGGATGATGAGATGCTGCTGTAAGTAGCTACTGAACCTAAAGCCCTTGCCACACACTTTGCACTGGTAAGGCTTGTCCTTGGAATGTATGCGCATATGCAGCTCTAACACTGAGCGGTGGCGGAAAGTCTTGGCACACTCAGAACATTTGTAAGACTTCAGACCTTCGCTTCTCCACTTTCCCTGCACAGTTCCGCTGCTTATGggaataatttgttttttagGCGGGGCTTGTACCTCTTCAGCAAATTGTGTTACAGACTTGTGGACACTTAACAGATGTACATTTAAAGCAGATTCTTCACGAAAAATACTCGGGCAGTGGGGACAGGTGAGTCCTTTCTCCCAGACCTTGTTAATCTCAGTCGGGGGTCTGGGTGTTCTCTCCAGCTTCTCATACTCAGCTTCGTGAATCAGCATGTGAGCTCTCAAGTTGGCCGGTGCCAAATATGTTTGGGGACAAAGGGGGCAGTTAAATGTACGTTTGGCTTCCTCAATCTGGTGCGTGTTCTCTTTCCCCACCCCTCTAACTGCCACATGTG is drawn from Labrus bergylta chromosome 8, fLabBer1.1, whole genome shotgun sequence and contains these coding sequences:
- the zgc:66448 gene encoding uncharacterized protein zgc:66448, which encodes MAAVDPSESPKRQKSPAEEVGACGGETEATETGCSLNQNDETTAHETTQSPDEVQRSSPGDGGASVASHSEVGVESGAGADKTTCNAPENPTATGKNTEAPGGDKRDFDWSENEDDNEEAHNDKQENDKFDLNNVTRSAEEAQQDTHVDEESTDDADEIVDEVGSSPRDVKGTKRQLDAEEPVGDVDGIEDVAEDDEEADRGEGTDPTAKQKKCRLVCKECGERFPRREMFNLHRHFHAHGDELTPLTCKECGLTFQHRSSLIKHRNEHKEKEEQLLVPKKEAQTMEVGSFECAECEKIFSTVDKLRDHNCFKTVEKPYHCPLCRQEFQFRASVTKHMMTHSQERKFTCQECSQTFPNVMVLRYHQRCHTALKPYECPECGMVFKHYSVMEDHRRKHTDNTRSHLCNICGKAFKYSSLLHQHQYLHTGQKPFRCPECGKKFAFAQNMKAHCRQHRRRQTNLTTEQAPVAPHVAVRGVGKENTHQIEEAKRTFNCPLCPQTYLAPANLRAHMLIHEAEYEKLERTPRPPTEINKVWEKGLTCPHCPSIFREESALNVHLLSVHKSVTQFAEEVQAPPKKQIIPISSGTVQGKWRSEGLKSYKCSECAKTFRHRSVLELHMRIHSKDKPYQCKVCGKGFRFSSYLQQHLIIHTGKKPYKCPDCGKDFAFMQNMKTHQKLHQEKPFRCTSCRKGYSDETQLQQHMLSHNGDKPHKCDQCDKSFGLAYLLRDHMNTHTGERPHHCNECNKSFSWFSSLLVHQKIHNRKRQGFSQYNSFPMATRMRGRGSRGRRGERWGWSRQLGGSGIVSSQASPYPVSALRDAELHRRAIQTQSSMLQSRIDLQSRQQKEPWLPDLQPQPVQWKVDGDEVMPVPSSQQQLAAPQQTQFESPPLSGLQQQHHQRSPGWADSPSISQSGSTSAQSSESSQMKESPASVVGSFLAAVPQKSSPLGVSEMEQQRQLKPVTWSSPPTSTVLASTSSLQHDFSIPSYIDAAALWSIRPALLANSQSSPKFCPELQLARWPGSPVSTQKEPSTPPKKEDSRVWDLSNPQVIPSTVSQHEKPWNGCELQKQWAPGLTGASTSAQIDQSSAMPISTPVSHGVGSTLWDIQTPPGIPKTINSEKLVNNQDFQLQQKQVLSGWANVQSQTSQKVPISIQYEPHRFSQGMGTPVWGFQSNPVGPATLLTGQLKQGNGQELQQQPMVSGTQIIINQPSPFFSSPLAPLPPSLALPGSHPLHSVAVGALSRPPHPNIFFTPQAVMSERSHMPQTLALPQLAPPTEPHKLGPRLPFAPERLLQCMICGCSLPRELDLQMHYLQHAQGEI